A portion of the Caenorhabditis elegans chromosome III genome contains these proteins:
- the F01F1.2 gene encoding COX assembly mitochondrial protein (Confirmed by transcript evidence), producing the protein MTENKVNITDNLETLKEGEIVTDEKTGKKYRVKKNIMPHYSAGGPHGLGDPEDRTLRKIEADVIIPNRMNTQIERVDCNESYLGLITCFRTDGAVSGLNTCKPALELFNRCKYEKFHDPAFRAKMTDEYIAERSAARATGMTSQQRKIEEFRDWKKTNEQK; encoded by the exons ATGACGGAAAATAAAGTGAATATCACTGATAACCTGGAAACCTTAAAGGAAGGCGAAATTGTGACAGACGAGAAGACCGGGAAGAAATATCGTgtcaagaaaaatattatgcCACATTATTCAGCTGGAGGACCACATGGATtag gtGATCCAGAAGATCGGACTTTGAGGAAAATCGAGGCAGATGTGATTATTCCGAATAGAATGAATACCCAAATCGAAAGAGTGGATTGCAACGAATCTTATTTAG GACTCATCACTTGCTTTCGAACCGACGGTGCTGTTTCTGGCTTGAACACGTGTAAACCAGCTCTAGAACTCTTTAATCGATGCAAATATGAAAA ATTCCACGATCCAGCCTTCCGAGCAAAAATGACTGACGAGTACATTGCGGAACGATCGGCAGCTCGAGCTACTGGAATGACATCGCAGCAACGGAAAATTGAAGAGTTTCGGGATTGGAAGAAGACAAATGAGCAAAAGTAG
- the hpo-10 gene encoding SAC3/GANP/THP3 conserved domain-containing protein (Confirmed by transcript evidence) gives MGEEVMSIPVPMETGANSEAWKKANEALMKIQGGMSKGLNASNGNNNTGQNSWMNNSFSFPNPPSAYGQFGGGFHPSTWGSGPIVPPPPPQQSAVNATAQAAYNQASFNYAPPPPPQNWNNGYGRGRGGGANNWNQQQRPQQFQPFALNRKNNSSAFPHLTSTFVPQGGGPQPLMGVGRGRGVPAPGPAKPPPPSAQRYMERAFEAANTVEDRQKTQEYLQKRLFPMLNAGNAHMVNWDNEPLPHEKNYELAPAWTPANKLPHQANGFNRKKSPSRRRSDEMSNSGAAGGGGQMKRARRDSDGASSDSDNSDPLEKMHFSSMNQKKTKAQKKAEKAARKAAKKLQKQQTPQKVKNAWKVAGGDTEARREDRARRFAETLYNVSKPSVSVPQHYFRRGQVIRGTCQNIEKSFFRLTAAPNPSEVRPLEVLRLSLQNVRDKYRARAEYSYLTSQMRSIRQDLTVQVIRNEFTVEVYEINARISLENADREEFNKCQSQLKLLYSEIENCANQAEFVAYRLLYYIAMDNQIDINALLRELTPELKENDCVEFALNVRKAVTMNNYVKFFRLFKNAPRMCPYIMDLFVDRERKKALGIITKAFRPTITYKLIAEFLSMKESTLIDWLEEELKWTDVEVGGTFDPKIPRNI, from the exons ATGGG AGAAGAAGTTATGTCAATTCCAGTGCCAATGGAGACAGGAGCAAATTCCGAAGCTTGGAAAAAAGCGAATGAAGCATTAATGAAG attcaaGGTGGAATGTCGAAAGGACTGAATGCATCGAATGGTAACAACAATACAGGTCAGAACTCTTGGATGAACAACTCGTTTTCGTTCCCAAATCCCCCATCCGCTTACGGTCAATTCGGTGGTGGTTTTCATCCATCCACGTGGGGCAGCGGACCGATTgtcccaccaccaccaccacaacaGTCGGCGGTGAATGCAACTGCTCAAGCAGCTTATAACCAAGCATCTTTTAATTAtgcaccaccaccaccaccacagaATTGGAATAACGGGTACGGAAGAGGGCGTGGCGGAGGAGCCAACAACTGGAATCAGCAACAGAGACCTCAGCAGTTTCAGCCATTTGCCTTGAACAGAAAGAATAATTCGTCCGCATTTCCGCATCTAACTAGCACGTTCGTACCGCAGGGCGGAGGTCCACAGCCATTGATGGGAGTTGGTAGAGGACGCGGTGTTCCAGCTCCAGGACCAGCCAAGCCACCACCTCCATCAGCCCa acgGTACATGGAACGTGCTTTCGAGGCGGCGAACACTGTCGAAGATCGTCAAAAAACTCAAGAATACCTTCAGAAGAGACTTTTCCCTATGTTGAACGCAGGCAATGCTCACATGGTCAACTGGGACAATGAACCGTTGCCCCACGAGAAAAATTATGAGCTAGCTCCAGCGTGGACGCCAGCTAATAAGCTTCCACATCAGGCTAATGgatttaatagaaaaaagtcGCCATCGCGACGGCGTAGTGATGAAATGTCTAACAGCGGTGCCGCTGGTGGTGGAGGACAAATGAAACGGGCTCGTCGGGATAGTGATGGGGCATCTTCTGATTCTGACAATAGCGATCCCCTTGAGAAAATGCACTTTTCTTCTATGAATCAG AAAAAGACAAAGGCTCAGAAAAAGGCTGAAAAGGCAGCGAGAAAGGCGGCTAAGAAACTGCAGAAACAACAAACTCCGCAAAAAGTCAAGAATGCTTGGAAGGTAGCTGGAGGGGATACTGAGGCTCGGAGG GAAGATCGTGCTCGTCGTTTTGCCGAAACTTTGTACAATGTTTCGAAGCCATCTGTGAGTGTGCCTCAGCACTATTTCAGACGAGGACAAGTGATTCGTGGAACTTGCCAGAATATTGAGAAATCCTTCTTCAGATTGACAGCT GCTCCAAATCCATCGGAGGTTCGGCCACTGGAAGTTTTGCGCCTTTCTCTTCAAAATGTACGTGACAAATATCGTGCGAGAGCAGAGTATTCCTATCTGACAAGTCAAATGAGATCGATTCGCCAAGACTTGACGGTTCAAGTGATTCGCAACGAGTTTACAGTCGAAGTCTATGAAATAAATGCTAGAATTTCGCTTGAAAACGCGGATCGAGAAGAGTTTAACAAGTGCCAGTCGCAGTTGAAACTTCTCTACTCGGAAATTGAGAATTGCGCGAATCAGGCAGAGTTTGTAGCTTATCGTCTGTTGTACTACATTGCTATGGACAATCAAATTGATATCAACGCGCTGCTCCGTGAGCTAACGCCGGAATTGAAGGAGAATGACTGTGTTGAATTTGCATTGAATGTTCGAAAAGCTGTGACTATGAATAATTATGTCAAGTTCTTCAGGCTTTTTAAG AATGCTCCACGAATGTGCCCGTACATAATGGATTTATTTGTTGATCGAGAGAGAAAGAAGGCACTCGGAATTATCACAAAAGCTTTCCGACCAACAATCACGTACAAATTGATTGCGGAGTTTCTGAGTATGAAGGAGTCGACACTTATTGATTGGCTCGAGGAGGAACTGAAATGGACTGATGTCGAAGTTGGAGGAACATTTGATCCAAAAATCCcaagaaacatttga
- the hpo-10 gene encoding SAC3_GANP domain-containing protein (Confirmed by transcript evidence) yields the protein MGEEVMSIPVPMETGANSEAWKKANEALMKIQGGMSKGLNASNGNNNTEKDKGSEKG from the exons ATGGG AGAAGAAGTTATGTCAATTCCAGTGCCAATGGAGACAGGAGCAAATTCCGAAGCTTGGAAAAAAGCGAATGAAGCATTAATGAAG attcaaGGTGGAATGTCGAAAGGACTGAATGCATCGAATGGTAACAACAATACAG AAAAAGACAAAGGCTCAGAAAAAGGCTGA
- the hpo-10 gene encoding SAC3/GANP/THP3 conserved domain-containing protein (Confirmed by transcript evidence), producing the protein MSIPVPMETGANSEAWKKANEALMKIQGGMSKGLNASNGNNNTGQNSWMNNSFSFPNPPSAYGQFGGGFHPSTWGSGPIVPPPPPQQSAVNATAQAAYNQASFNYAPPPPPQNWNNGYGRGRGGGANNWNQQQRPQQFQPFALNRKNNSSAFPHLTSTFVPQGGGPQPLMGVGRGRGVPAPGPAKPPPPSAQRYMERAFEAANTVEDRQKTQEYLQKRLFPMLNAGNAHMVNWDNEPLPHEKNYELAPAWTPANKLPHQANGFNRKKSPSRRRSDEMSNSGAAGGGGQMKRARRDSDGASSDSDNSDPLEKMHFSSMNQKKTKAQKKAEKAARKAAKKLQKQQTPQKVKNAWKVAGGDTEARREDRARRFAETLYNVSKPSVSVPQHYFRRGQVIRGTCQNIEKSFFRLTAAPNPSEVRPLEVLRLSLQNVRDKYRARAEYSYLTSQMRSIRQDLTVQVIRNEFTVEVYEINARISLENADREEFNKCQSQLKLLYSEIENCANQAEFVAYRLLYYIAMDNQIDINALLRELTPELKENDCVEFALNVRKAVTMNNYVKFFRLFKNAPRMCPYIMDLFVDRERKKALGIITKAFRPTITYKLIAEFLSMKESTLIDWLEEELKWTDVEVGGTFDPKIPRNI; encoded by the exons ATGTCAATTCCAGTGCCAATGGAGACAGGAGCAAATTCCGAAGCTTGGAAAAAAGCGAATGAAGCATTAATGAAG attcaaGGTGGAATGTCGAAAGGACTGAATGCATCGAATGGTAACAACAATACAGGTCAGAACTCTTGGATGAACAACTCGTTTTCGTTCCCAAATCCCCCATCCGCTTACGGTCAATTCGGTGGTGGTTTTCATCCATCCACGTGGGGCAGCGGACCGATTgtcccaccaccaccaccacaacaGTCGGCGGTGAATGCAACTGCTCAAGCAGCTTATAACCAAGCATCTTTTAATTAtgcaccaccaccaccaccacagaATTGGAATAACGGGTACGGAAGAGGGCGTGGCGGAGGAGCCAACAACTGGAATCAGCAACAGAGACCTCAGCAGTTTCAGCCATTTGCCTTGAACAGAAAGAATAATTCGTCCGCATTTCCGCATCTAACTAGCACGTTCGTACCGCAGGGCGGAGGTCCACAGCCATTGATGGGAGTTGGTAGAGGACGCGGTGTTCCAGCTCCAGGACCAGCCAAGCCACCACCTCCATCAGCCCa acgGTACATGGAACGTGCTTTCGAGGCGGCGAACACTGTCGAAGATCGTCAAAAAACTCAAGAATACCTTCAGAAGAGACTTTTCCCTATGTTGAACGCAGGCAATGCTCACATGGTCAACTGGGACAATGAACCGTTGCCCCACGAGAAAAATTATGAGCTAGCTCCAGCGTGGACGCCAGCTAATAAGCTTCCACATCAGGCTAATGgatttaatagaaaaaagtcGCCATCGCGACGGCGTAGTGATGAAATGTCTAACAGCGGTGCCGCTGGTGGTGGAGGACAAATGAAACGGGCTCGTCGGGATAGTGATGGGGCATCTTCTGATTCTGACAATAGCGATCCCCTTGAGAAAATGCACTTTTCTTCTATGAATCAG AAAAAGACAAAGGCTCAGAAAAAGGCTGAAAAGGCAGCGAGAAAGGCGGCTAAGAAACTGCAGAAACAACAAACTCCGCAAAAAGTCAAGAATGCTTGGAAGGTAGCTGGAGGGGATACTGAGGCTCGGAGG GAAGATCGTGCTCGTCGTTTTGCCGAAACTTTGTACAATGTTTCGAAGCCATCTGTGAGTGTGCCTCAGCACTATTTCAGACGAGGACAAGTGATTCGTGGAACTTGCCAGAATATTGAGAAATCCTTCTTCAGATTGACAGCT GCTCCAAATCCATCGGAGGTTCGGCCACTGGAAGTTTTGCGCCTTTCTCTTCAAAATGTACGTGACAAATATCGTGCGAGAGCAGAGTATTCCTATCTGACAAGTCAAATGAGATCGATTCGCCAAGACTTGACGGTTCAAGTGATTCGCAACGAGTTTACAGTCGAAGTCTATGAAATAAATGCTAGAATTTCGCTTGAAAACGCGGATCGAGAAGAGTTTAACAAGTGCCAGTCGCAGTTGAAACTTCTCTACTCGGAAATTGAGAATTGCGCGAATCAGGCAGAGTTTGTAGCTTATCGTCTGTTGTACTACATTGCTATGGACAATCAAATTGATATCAACGCGCTGCTCCGTGAGCTAACGCCGGAATTGAAGGAGAATGACTGTGTTGAATTTGCATTGAATGTTCGAAAAGCTGTGACTATGAATAATTATGTCAAGTTCTTCAGGCTTTTTAAG AATGCTCCACGAATGTGCCCGTACATAATGGATTTATTTGTTGATCGAGAGAGAAAGAAGGCACTCGGAATTATCACAAAAGCTTTCCGACCAACAATCACGTACAAATTGATTGCGGAGTTTCTGAGTATGAAGGAGTCGACACTTATTGATTGGCTCGAGGAGGAACTGAAATGGACTGATGTCGAAGTTGGAGGAACATTTGATCCAAAAATCCcaagaaacatttga
- the F01F1.14 gene encoding uncharacterized protein (Partially confirmed by transcript evidence), translating into MGWIISFHLFKSKKKYKKCENSPESNKNPKKMSTSSNSFLITVIAFFVMINVVVTLPLIGIRDDLSTEFVGIGLRDDVALPIQKRRVSQESQFCATHRESYDTYCNNFWTDRPQRLQTALFTFCPGYENKCLH; encoded by the exons ATGGGGTGGATCATTTCATTTCATctcttcaaatcaaaaaaaaaatataaaaagtgtgaaaacaGTCCAGAAAGTAATAAGAATCCTAAAAAGATGTCTACTTCTTCCAACTCCTTCCTTATCACTGTTATCG CATTCTTCGTCATGATTAATGTAGTTGTTACACTTCCGCTCATTGGAATTCGAg atgATCTCTCAACCGAATTCGTTGGTATTGGCCTCCGTGACGATGTGGCACTTCCCATACAAAAGCGCCGAGTTTCTCAAGAATCCCAATTCTGTGCTACACATCGAGAATCATATGATACCTACTGCAACAACTTTTGGACAGATCGTCCACAACGACTTCAAACCGCTTTGTTCACATTTTGCCCTGGATATGAAAACAAATGCCTTCACTAA